One window of the Trifolium pratense cultivar HEN17-A07 linkage group LG2, ARS_RC_1.1, whole genome shotgun sequence genome contains the following:
- the LOC123904409 gene encoding uncharacterized protein LOC123904409 has product MKILSLNMSGWGNTAKRRRLSSLIQSGVFEMCLLQETKRSDFDDFMIQNLWGNYNVDWLTKESTGKRNLWSELLDFKLNNEKGEWVLGGDFNAILKVDERKGCNGGGLRNEREEFGLFVDLVELSDIPVVGKNFSWFSADSKSMSRIDHFLLSEGFIDKGGISGQWIGNHDISDHCPIWLLCSNLDWGPKPFKFNNCWTRHLEFNSFVTNLWRNLNINGKKAFVIKEKLKLLKEGLKV; this is encoded by the exons ATGAAGATTTTATCTCTTAATATGAGCGGGTGGGGGAACACAGCAAAACGTAGGAGATTGAGTTCTCTTATTCAATCAGGTGTGTTTGAAATGTGTTTATTGCAAGAAACGAAAAGAAGtgattttgatgattttatgattCAAAACCTTTGGGGTAATTATAATGTTGACTGGTTAACTAAAGAATCTACAG GCAAAAGAAATCTTTGGAGTGAGTTGTTAGATTTTAAACTGAACAATGAGAAAGGTGAATGGGTGTTAGGAGGCGATTTCAACGCAATTTTGAAAGTGGATGAAAGAAAAGGATGTAACGGAGGAGGTTTACGGAATGAGAGGGAAGAGTTTGGTTTATTTGTTGATCTTGTGGAACTGTCTGATATCCCAGTTGTAGGAAAGAATTTCTCTTGGTTTAGTGCAGATAGCAAGTCAATGAGTCGAATTGATCATTTCTTATTATCAGAAGGCTTCATTGATAAAGGTGGTATATCTGGACAATGGATTGGAAATCACGACATATCTGATCATTGCCCAATTTGGCTTCTTTGTTCTAATCTTGATTGGGGACCGAAACCTTTCAAATTCAACAATTGTTGGACTAGACACCTGGAATTCAATTCTTTCGTGACAAATTTGTGGCGCAACTTGAACATCAATGGTAAAAAAGCTTTTGTCATCAAAGAGAAGTTGAAATTATTGAAAGAGGGTTTGAAAGTGTAG